Within Pseudochaenichthys georgianus unplaced genomic scaffold, fPseGeo1.2 scaffold_511_arrow_ctg1, whole genome shotgun sequence, the genomic segment tgtgtgtggtgtgtgtgtgtgtgtgtgtgtggtgtgtgtgtgtgtgtgtgtgtgtgtgtgtgtgtgtgtgtgtgtgtgtgtgtgtgtgtgtgtgtgcagagcgTGTAAGATGGACCTGCACACGGCCATCCAGGAGACTCAGTGCGCTCTGAACCTGGTCCTCAACAACAAGTTCTCCGAAGCCCTGGACCTCCTCAAACcatggtgagtgtgtgtgtgtgtgtggtgtgtgtgtgtgtgtgtgtgtgtgtgtgtgtgtgtttgcatcatGCACACACAACTACAGCCCAATTACATTTGACATCgtgaacaaaaataataatacttacaTTAATGTACTTGGTGTTTTCACAATGTGGTATTAGTACTTTAACGCAATACAGAGATTTGCTCAGCCCATTGTTACATCCTTCTGCAGAACAAGTACttttaattgtgtgtgtgtgtgtgtgtgtgtgtggtgtgtgtgtgttgtgtggtgtgtgtgtgtgtgtgtgtgtggtgtgtgtgtggtgtgtgtgtgtgtgtgtgtgtgtgtgtgtgtgtgtgtgtgtgtgtgtgtgtgtgtgtgtgtgtgtgtgtgtgtgtgtgtaggtccaGTGACAGTATGTACCATGCTCTGGGATACAGCACCATCTTAGTGATGCAGGCCACCATGACCTTCGAGCACAGAGACATCCAGACGGCCATGTCCACCATCAAGGACGCTCTGCAGACCTGCCAGAGGTCAGAACTCATCCTACCCTATCAGATCCGATCAGATCAGATCATATCCGATCGTATCGTATCGGATCGGATCATATCGGATCAGATCGTATCGGATCGTATCTGAtcagatacgatacgatacaatcCGATCAGATACGATACGATCTGATCCGATACGATCCGATCAGATCGTATCGTATCTGATCGGATCGTATCGGATCAGATCGTATCGTATCTGATCGgattgtatcgtatcgtatcgtatcggaTCGGATTGTATCGTATCGGATCGTATCAGATCGTATCGTATCTGATCGGATCGTATCGGATCGGATCGTATCGGATCAGATTGTATCGTATCTGATCGGATCATATCGGATCAGATCGTATCGTATCTGATCGGATCGTATCGGATCGGATTGTATCGTATCGGATGAGATCAGATCAGATCGTATCGGATCGGATCGTATCGGATCAGATCGTATCGGATCAGATTGTATCGTATCTGATCGGATCATATCGGATCAGATCGTATCGTATCTGATCGGATCGTATCGGATCGGATTGTATCGTATCGGATGAGATCAGATCAGATCGTATCGGATCGGATCGTATCGGATGAGATCAGATCGTATCGGATCGTATCGGATCAGATCGTATCGTATCTGATCGGATCGTATCGGATCGGATTGTATCGTATCGGATGAGATCAGATCAGATCGTATCGGATCGGATCGTATCGGATGAGATCAGATCGTATCGGATCGTATCGGATCAGATCGTATCGTATCTGATCGGATCATATCGGATCAGATCGTATCGTATCTGATCGGATCGTATCGGATCGTATCGGATCGGATTGTATCGTATCGGATGAGATCAGATCGTATCGGATCGTATCGGATCAGATCGTATCAGATCATATCATATCAGATCGGATCGTATCGGATCGTATCAGATCGGATCAGATCAGATCATATCAGATCAGATCATATCATATCAGATCAGATCGGATAGAGGTTTCTCACTTGGTTTCATTCAGCACGATGAGTTTTCAAGGAGTACCTGAATGTGTGCAGGTCTTTGAAAGGTTCGTTTGGATCTTGAGAATCACTCGAAGTTGTTTCAAGAGTCTTTCGATGAGCATCAGGAGGTTCGATGGGTCTTTGTGTTCCGCCCCCACGTCTTTAAGAGTGGGTTTTGGAACTTCCTTGGTGATTTCATGGGTCAGCGAGGGAGTTCTTGGGTCTTGGGGATCACTCGAAGTTGTTCAAGTGTCTTTCGATGAGTATCAGGAGGTTAGAAGGGTCTTCAAGGAATATGTTACTGTTCCCACGTCTTTGAGAATGTTTCAAATGAGAGTTCTTGAGAGCTTCCTTTGAGATTTGGAGGGTCATGGATTGAACTGTTGGACTTTGAGGGTCGCTCAAACCTCGTCAAGGGTCCGTCAATGGACCCCAATAAGTGTGGTTTGCCTTCAAGGAATCTTTGAATACGCCACCAGGGCTCGACactaaggactgcccgatggcccggggcatCTAGTATTCAGCTCGGGCAATGAGGCCTCACCTGCTGGGCGCCCGACCGGGCAATCTatcatgccagtatcatgcagctggCGGATCAgtgatgagtgacccgacagtgagaCTAAACACATCTATAACTCGTTACggtttgagaggtcattaaaatagcgacgtgtgatattctaacctgaagtgtgttgtccgctcaccgctgcagctgatctctctctccgtcaGATCAGACtctcgtttatgtccatatcgatcagatgcagctagttctagctaatgatagactacctgcttattaaaaaaagacacctaaacaataagtgttgcTATGCAACCGGATGAGGCCAcagagtatagcgcagcattatgcctttgtttacatgcccaccggaaccccgaggcattaccaacagatcaacgcacaatcaacccatcgtCTTTGAAGTAGCCTGTTTCTGATCGACCTTACGTTGGATTCTAAGGGTTCTTCTAAGGGTTCTTCTAAGGGTTCTTCTAAGGGTTCTTCTAATGCAAACACAACTGTTTAACAGCAGCATTTATGGTGTGCAGGTTCAGGAAGAGGAACTCGGTGGTTGGCTCTCTGTCCAGTCTGATCAGCAAGCAGTCCAACCTGCAggaaggtaacacacacacacacacacacacacacacacacatgcacgcacgcatgcacacacacacacacacacacgcacacacacacacacacacacacacaccacacacacgcacgcacacacacacacacacacatgcacgcatgcacacacacacacacacacacacacacacacacacacacacatccatgcacgcatgcacacacacacacacccacccacacacacacacacacacacacacacacacacacacacgcacacacacacaccctttgattgacagcagcaggaagtgactgtgtgtgtgtgtgtgtgtgtgtgtgtgtgtgtgcgtgtgcgtgtgcgtgtgtgcgcgtgtgcgtgtgtgcgtgcgtgcgtgtgtgtgtgtgtgtgtgtgtgtgtgtgtgcgtgtgtgtgtgtgtgtgtgcgtgtgtgcgtgtgtgtgtgtgtgcgtgtgggtgtgtgcgtgcgtgtgtgtgtgtgtgcgtgtgtgtgcgtgtgtgtgcgtgtgtgtgtgtgtgtgtgtggtgtgtgtgtgttgcgtgtgtgtgcgtgcgtgtgtgtgtgtgtgcgtgtgtgtgcggtgtgtgtgtgtgcgtgtgtgtgtgcgtgtgtgtgtttgtgtgtgtgtgcgtgtgcgtgtgtgtgtgtgtgtgtgtgtgcgtgtgcgtgtgtgcgtgtgtgtgtgtgtgtgtgtgtgtgcgtgtgtgtgtgtgtgcgtgtgcgtgcgtgcgtgtgcgtgtgtgtgtgtgtgtgtgtgtgcgtgtgtgtgtgtgcgtgtgtgtgtgtgtgttgcagaggAGATGCACGCAGAGATCTGCTACGCTGAGTGTCTCCTGCAGAAAGCCACGCTGACCTTCGTTCAGGTACGTGGCTGCGGCTCAGGATTCACAGCCTCATCGTCACGGTGTCTCATCGCCTCTCTTCCTGCAGGACGAAAACATGCTCAGCTTCATAAAAGGCGGACTCAAGATTCGGACCAGCTTCCAGATCTACAAGTGGGTTCCCAACGGGGGAAGAcgtgcaaataaaaaaaaagccaTTGTTTGTGTAAAAATGCAATATTCAAACATCGTCTGTTCTGTTTCTGTTCCGACGTCCTGTACGCGTCTGTGAGCGTGAGGAACAGCGCGATACAAATCCAACGTATAATTCTTATTGTTATTATAATTAAGATCTGGATTCTGTTTGATCTGTGTTTAACGTTCTGGAACAGGGAATGTCAGAACTCTCTGAGCGCCGCTCGGGACGTTCAGTCGGACGCCTTCAAGCAGTTCGAGGGCGGCGTGAAGCTCGGCATCGGCTCCTTCAACCTGGTGGGTTCTATATGATCTATCCCGCAGGGCGAGCTTCTTGTGTTCACCCTGGAGCCCCAGGCGGGAGGAGTCTAACTGGAAATGTGCAAGTTAGTTATTTACCAGGTGCTCTATAGATATGATCTGTGTCTCCATGTTGTTCATCTGTTCGGTCTCTGCCTTCAGCGTGTTCCTGTCCAATCACAAGAGGGGAGGCACGTGAGCCAACGGGAGAGAGGGCAGGACATTAGGGAGAGGGAATAAGGAATAAGGGGAGaggaaaggaaggaaggaataaggggagaggagaggaaggaaggaataaggggagaggagaggaaggaatAAGGGGAGAGGAAAGGAAGGAATAAGGGAAGAGGAGAGGGAAGGAAGGAATAAGGGGAGAGGAAAGGAAGGAATaagggaagaggagaggaaaggaaggaaggaataaggggagaggaaaggaaggaataaggggagaggaaaggaaggaatacgggaaaaggagaggaaaggaaggaataaggggagaggaaaggaaaggaaggaataaggggagaggaaaggaaggaatacgggaaaaggagaggaaaggaaggaataaggggagaggaaaggaaggaataagggaagaggagaggaaaggaagGAATAAGGGGAGAGTTTCCTAGAAGTGCCACAAATAGAGATTTTCCAGCATATCGAACGAATCAGAGGATTCATATCCACAGAATAAAGTACGTGACTTAAagcctctctgcctctctgacCTCTCTATCACGTCGATCCAGAATGAGTCGGCTAGTGAGAGAGGAATGGGTGTTATCCCATGCACCCTTTTGTCTTCAGAGGAAGACGCCCCGTGTCGTGACTCAACAGGCGGTTGATGGTTCTGAGCCTAACGGCTCGTCTCTCTTTCAGATGCTGTCTCTTCTCCCGCAGAGGATCCTGAGGTTGTTGGAGTTCATCGGATTCTCAGGAAACCGGGTCAGTCGCCGTCCGCCTTCTGTAACAGCGTATCCACAGGTCTTTGCTCGACTATCCAAACACGAGAAGTAAAGCACGCTTCCAGAAACCCGAGGTCTTCTAAGTCCAGGCTCAACACATCACGTTCCTCAGCTCGAAGCCTTTTAGCTTCTTTAGCACTTACTGTATTCACATGTTGAATCTGTTATTCCACTGAGTTCCCTTCTCTCGTCTCCTTCTTAGTGTCGATGGAAAGCACTTTGAACGGCCTCTGTGTGAGAATGTGCTAAATAAACGTACCCTACCTGaacactgggtgtttctcaatgtcaaggaaggatgctacagagccactatttcaaggatgctacgtcatcgagtcccgccgaaggactgttccaatgtccaggatcctTAGAATCCCACCGAGCCCGGCGCCCTTTGTAGCGTgaaatgtcgaggctgcacgtgtgtagactccgcggtcttaaaatccccacaatgctttgcgcacggaccattTCCCCAAAAGTGTGGCGGAaaatttaaggcggggcctctcatatgacgcacacctgctcgcctgttccactcttcgttttccgaatgccaggaaggattcttgcctcgcttctgaaggaagtgactcggaagacatgtcttaccaaggaagcgtcctcgacgttgagaaacaccctctgtCGATAGAAAGCTGTGAACATCTTGTAATCTACCGGttcataatgtgtgtgtgtgtgtgtgtgtgtgtgtgtgtgtgtgtgtgtgtgtgtgtgtgtgtgtgtgtgtgtgtgtgtgtgtgtgtgtgtgtgtgtgtgtgtgtgtgtgtgtgtgtgtgtgtgtgtgtgatgtgtgtgtgcagggcttTGGTTTGTCTCAGCTGAGGGAGGGAGCCTCGAGTCAGAGTCTTCGATCCGTCCTCTGCGCCCTCACGCTGCTCTTCTACAACACATACGTCTCCCTGATACTCGGTAGGAAAAGCAATCAACCTTTCTCTATAGATATGTTCGACTGACCCACCGTGCAGCTGTCTCTGCAGCATCCTCGTGTTGAGCGTCGGGTGCAACGCTCTCTTGTCCTCGGGACGTGTTCAGGCTTCTGGGGGGGATTGATTCATGCCGATTAAAAGCGATGTTGTGTTTGAtcaggaactggagagggaaacCTTCTGGAGGCGGAGTCTCTGCTGGAGCCGTACCAACAGAAGTACCCCAAAGTAAGATGAGCACTCACGCGAGGCGTAGTTCTGCAGAACGTAGTACACACACTATCAGAACATGTATACGTATTGATAAACTGCatcatgtttttgtttctttcaGGGCTCCATCATTCTCTTCTACTCCGCGCGCATCTCAGCGCTGCGAGGGAACTTCGAGAAGGTCATATATCGTGTCATATAATGCACATTTTAGATCTTCCCTCCTTGCTGTACACATCTTAACAGTGTCTTCCTTTTCTTTGCCCTGACTTTCTTACATCGTGAACTGTACTGTacgatatataaataaataaaatgaataaagtcGTTGCGTGTTTCAGGCGCGGGCGATGTACGAGGAGTGCATCAGCAGCCAGCAGGAGTGGAAGCAGATCCACCACCTGTGCTACTGGGAGCTGATGTGGACCCACTCCTACCAGCAGGAGTGGCAGCAGGCGTACCTCTACGCTGACCTGCTGTGCCAGGAGAGCCGCTGGTCCAAGGTCAAGCCACACTATCATTACAGTTATATTACAACACATTCGCTGTTCAGTTTGAGCTTATTAGCAGTAgtttaaatacacacacataacgAAATAATATTCAGTCGAGGAACTGGAACCAGATGATATCACTAGTTTTGTTATGAAGCTAAATCGTATGGAAACAAATATAACTTGCAGAActgaatcagaatcaggtttatccCCAGTAGCTTGAcgcatacgagggatttgacttggtgtcgtgaaaacaacaattaaaaacacagatagaaaactataataacatcAAACAAAAATAGTCAAATATAGAATTGGAATAAAATGTGCACGAATGAATCAGACTTGTTCTTATAAAGCAAACATGAATTGATTTGATATGGTTGTGTTGTTGTATTGGGACTGCACGAATGCATCTGTTGAGGGAAAACAGTACGATATTATCTACAATGGTGTTAATCCAGTCTTTGCTTTCTGCCCTCTCCAGGCTATTTATGTGTACCAGAAGGCGGCCATCCTCagcatgatgacagaggaggagGTAAAGAAGACGGGGGAAGACATCATGGAGCTCTTTAGGTCATTACAACATTAATAACGTCCCAAAAACACATACAGTTTGGAATAtagaaagaaaaacattgtggAAACGTTTTTGTAAAGTTTACGACATTTCTTTCTGTCCTTTTTCCTTTACGGAACTGTTTTAACCGGTGAAATGTATCATGTGTTATGTTCCTCTCCTGTGTGTGAgcaggcaggtggaggggctgAAACAGCGGCTGGCGGGGAAGTCGATCCCAACGGAGAAATTTGCCGTGAGGAAATCCAGACGCTACAAAGCTGCTAGCCCCATCCCCCTGGTCATCCCCGCACTGGTATGCTAACGTACATTTCTGCGATCAAACACGTTAATTCAGTGTTTTAGGATCCAGGACAGGGGTgtgaaactcaatttcatcgcgggcctcTTTAGAATTattgttgcactcaaagggccagttgtaactttaagactctttaatatacatacattacattattgcctctgcattgggttatcatcggatagggtaataacttcataattaactacgtctgaaagcagaagtctacggcaaataattgcaaatctcttcagtgtgcatgtcacaaaacgagatgcattgtgggacatgtagtttacgggcaactgcttctgtaaagtggcatgtaaccgtataataaacgtattatattctttcagagctcttgaGGGCCGAAtaaaatgaagttgcgggccgAATTTTGCCCGAGggctttgagtttgacaccccttgTTTAGGGTGTGCCAAAAGGATATTTTTTAATCACCAGGAAAGTCCTTTTCGATTGGTCTAATGTTCCCTCTCTGTAGGAGATGATGTACGTCTGGAACGGTTTCACCATCGTTGGGAAGAGAGCTGACAGCACCGAGGCCTTGCTGGTAACCATAGAGACGGCAGAGAAGCAGCTACGCAACGACCCCAGTACGTTAAAAATAACAACTTAGCTACTCGTTattgtaataaaaaaaaaagtcaagccGGAGTTCCACAGGGTTTCGGCCTCGGCCCACTTTGTTTTCACATTGTACCGAATAAAAACATCTAGATTAATGTCATCGAGCAGGCCTTTCTATTAGACGATGCTGTTTTATATTCATCCTATTTCTGTTGCCTCAAGACAATCTATTTTAGCACGCTTTGAAAGGTCATCTGCTTATTTTCTTTCTTAGTATAACTAGTAAAAAGTAGTACTGTATGCAGACGATGCTGTTACATATTTATCCAAATAACGTTAGAGTGCGAGCCAATGGAAGCACAGAGTTCTGGAAGTACACAAAGTgttgcactaaaacctatagaacacacgacAGGAGAGGAAAGCCCATAATAGAAACACAAAACAAGGTAAAAGCTGCCGTTACACCAAGAAAAcaacatgacttgtgttttgtgTTCAGGCCCGTCAGAGTTTCATCCCGACGACAGCTGCCTGGTCCAGATGTTGAAGGGTCTCTGTCTGAAACACCTGGGCAGGTTACTGCAGGCAGAGCTCTGCTTCACACAGGTCCTctccaggtaacacacacacacacacacacacacacacacacacacacacacacacacacacacacacacacacacacacacacacacagacactttaCATTAATATTCAATCTAATATTTAATAATCCATTCCTTGCACAATTCATGTATTTATAATATCCTGCTTATATGTTCTTACTGTGAatttccacatgtatattttttacttttttaatgctattttatttctatttgagacgtttacattttgtatggtgtatttctagtcttttaatttctctaatatgcaatgccttgtctttttatgctgctgcaacttatcttatcttacttaTGGTTATCTTCTTTCAGAAAGCGAGATAAGATAAATGTTGTTATCTGTGTTTCAGCGAGAGCCGTATCAGGTACGATCACTACTTGATTCCCTTCACTCTGTACGAGCTGGGGCTGCTTCACAAACAGCAGGGAGACTTCGCCAAGGCCACCACCTACATCGAAAACGCCAAGTGAGTTATCCTTATAGATATATAATTATACCTTTTACACCAAAATATACCTCATTTTATACATCAGATTTGTATGTAATGTATAGCTTAATATACCCTTTACTCTACTTCTCTAtacctattattattattattattattattaatatttcatTTAACAGTCAAGGGAAAAAGGTTTTgacctcttattattattatttgtatttttgtatatattgtatttaaTGGCCAAGGTacatgtgttttatttattattacaaaatgtatttattaaaaagaagaaagaatGTAATTAAAGGCAAAGGAACTATTTTTTTAGTAAAGTAAAAGATCTGATTTCTTTAATGATTTTGTTTGTGTTTCCCCTCAGGACGAACTACAAGGATTACTCCATGGAGTCCCGGCTTCACTTCAGGATCCACGCGGCTCTGAGCAGCCTCAAAGGGTCTCCTGTAGGCACCCCATAATACCCCATAATGCCCCAAAATACTCCATAATACCCCAAAATACTCCATAATACACCACGACACTCCAAAATACTCCATAATACCCCAAAATACTCCATAATACACCACGACACTCCAAAATACTCCATAATACCCCAAAATACTCCATAATACACCACGACACTCCAAAATACTCCATAATACCCCAAAATACTCCATAATACACCACGACACTCCAAAATACCCCAAAATACCCCAAAATACTCCAAAATACCCCATAATACCCCAAAATACCCCAAAATACTCCAAAATATCCCAAAATACTCCATAATACACCAAAATGCTCCAAAATACCCCAAAATACTCCATAgctgcgttcacactgcggtacttttcccacaaaggttcatgcgaacttagttcatgatcgcgttcacaccaaaaagagcctgtactaaaagtagttcatgcgaacctttttaccccctccaaagtccctgctagagagcagggactttcgagcggctcttttgtgagaaaagagctatattcctgattggctgggcggattgcaaaccacgccccgtaaaactcccaaaaagttgtgtgaagccgccattttattatcctcgcattagcattattagcattagcattattagcattagcattattagcattagcattagcccagcgcagaaacgcagagagactaacttatggcaacacaaaataaaacatgggagcggtggagatgaggaggtgtcggcgttctggcgatttactctgaaggcttcagtagaagctgctgggactcccagcagcttctactgaagccttccccaactccggggacttccggccggggacttcgggtggcagtatacgccgtgaagtggtttgcggcctgccagtaaacccaaagcagaagaagaagaagtgacgtcagcggcttcatttgcctaatcctcccccagggactttttctggtgtgaacgcgatctgtacttagttcatgagaactaaagagttctgatgaactaagttcgcatgaacctttgtgggaaaagtaccgcagtgtgaacgcggctaaaaaTACCCCAAAATACCCCAAAATACTCCATAATACACCATGACATTCCAAAAAACTCCATAACACACAGGGATTCCCCCTCATCACATCCAAACCAGGACTCCTCCATTGCTTGTAAAACTATATTATATGTTTCCttatttatgtgttattgtGTGAACAGATGAGATTATCTAAGCGTCTCAAACAGGCTCAGAGTCAGGTACGAGTTTAATGACGAGATTCAATGCAAGATGTTTATTTAATCAGTTAGTTAACGAGTCGTTGTCCGAGAGAGGATTTCACTCTAATGGTGCGTCTACAGCGGAAACAAGTTTGACCAGCTC encodes:
- the LOC117442967 gene encoding tetratricopeptide repeat protein 39B; its protein translation is MAHHVGNGGAEEEDCFEDAYDRIPAACKMDLHTAIQETQCALNLVLNNKFSEALDLLKPWSSDSMYHALGYSTILVMQATMTFEHRDIQTAMSTIKDALQTCQRFRKRNSVVGSLSSLISKQSNLQEEEMHAEICYAECLLQKATLTFVQDENMLSFIKGGLKIRTSFQIYKECQNSLSAARDVQSDAFKQFEGGVKLGIGSFNLMLSLLPQRILRLLEFIGFSGNRGFGLSQLREGASSQSLRSVLCALTLLFYNTYVSLILGTGEGNLLEAESLLEPYQQKYPKGSIILFYSARISALRGNFEKARAMYEECISSQQEWKQIHHLCYWELMWTHSYQQEWQQAYLYADLLCQESRWSKAIYVYQKAAILSMMTEEEVKKTGEDIMELFRQVEGLKQRLAGKSIPTEKFAVRKSRRYKAASPIPLVIPALEMMYVWNGFTIVGKRADSTEALLVTIETAEKQLRNDPSPSEFHPDDSCLVQMLKGLCLKHLGRLLQAELCFTQVLSSESRIRYDHYLIPFTLYELGLLHKQQGDFAKATTYIENAKTNYKDYSMESRLHFRIHAALSSLKGSPVGTP